In Chryseobacterium lactis, a single genomic region encodes these proteins:
- a CDS encoding fatty acid desaturase family protein, translating to MEKPSYLKDSDDVKLFNELRKKVNQRIEAIPENRDIYIRIKAILLPLIYIGFYLFAVFNAEKHWVYILSFVLMGIFLVLIYLNLIHEAAHNNIYKSKKLNGLILHIFDFIGANSYIWKKRHIASHHAYPNVNGWDTDIEQSGLLLIVPWIKAKGIQKYQDKFFFLVYPLYLFNWMFIRDFRDFFDKERVILKTQGKVPVIEKVKMISYKLFYFFYQMVIPVVFFKVSIGLALGAWFLQVIAASIFALFVLLPLHPLPDNAFPKLNKENGLPFSWLRHQLEVTNDLKENNWFVRNVLGNFNFHVAHHLFPNYSYMYYSEITEEIEEFAKEHDLAYKRFPLITALSKHRDLLRQNAHNAYYILEE from the coding sequence ATGGAAAAGCCAAGTTACTTAAAAGATTCAGATGATGTAAAACTGTTTAATGAGCTGAGAAAGAAAGTGAACCAACGAATAGAAGCAATTCCTGAAAACAGGGACATCTATATCCGGATCAAGGCAATTCTGCTGCCACTGATATATATTGGTTTCTACCTCTTTGCTGTTTTTAATGCAGAGAAACATTGGGTATATATACTGAGTTTTGTTTTGATGGGAATCTTTCTCGTTTTAATTTATTTAAACTTAATTCATGAAGCTGCCCACAACAACATCTATAAAAGTAAGAAACTGAACGGGCTTATTTTACACATTTTTGATTTTATAGGTGCCAATTCCTATATCTGGAAAAAAAGACATATCGCCAGCCACCATGCTTATCCCAATGTGAATGGATGGGATACAGACATTGAGCAGAGTGGTTTGCTGTTAATAGTACCTTGGATTAAGGCTAAAGGAATACAGAAGTATCAGGATAAATTTTTCTTTTTAGTATATCCGTTGTATTTGTTCAACTGGATGTTTATTAGAGATTTTAGAGACTTTTTTGATAAAGAAAGAGTGATTTTAAAAACACAGGGTAAGGTACCTGTTATAGAAAAAGTAAAAATGATAAGTTATAAGCTATTCTATTTTTTTTATCAGATGGTGATTCCTGTTGTGTTCTTTAAAGTATCAATAGGGTTGGCTTTGGGAGCCTGGTTTTTACAGGTAATTGCAGCAAGTATTTTTGCATTGTTTGTTTTATTGCCTTTGCATCCGCTTCCTGATAATGCCTTTCCGAAATTAAACAAAGAAAACGGACTTCCATTCAGTTGGCTTCGTCATCAGTTGGAAGTAACCAATGATTTAAAAGAAAATAACTGGTTTGTAAGAAATGTATTGGGGAATTTTAATTTTCATGTAGCCCATCATTTATTTCCAAACTACAGTTATATGTATTACAGTGAAATTACAGAGGAAATAGAAGAATTTGCTAAAGAACATGATTTGGCATACAAAAGATTTCCACTGATTACAGCTTTAAGCAAGCACAGGGATTTATTAAGGCAGAATGCCCATAATGCCTACTATATTTTAGAAGAATAA